From one Psilocybe cubensis strain MGC-MH-2018 chromosome 13, whole genome shotgun sequence genomic stretch:
- a CDS encoding Acyl-coenzyme A oxidase 2 translates to MLTSTSIHWHGFFQAGSSWADGPVGVTQCPITPNHSFLYQFSTANQAGTFWYHSHYSTQYCDGLRGAMVVYDLRNEPHRSLYDFDDESTIITLADWYHTPAPIAGLVPTPDATLINGKGRYAGGPTVPLSVIRVLPGVRYRFRLVSLSCDPNYTFSIDGHSLTIIEVDSESVQPLVVDEIQIFAGQRYSFILRTNQPINNYWIRANPNIGTQGFAGGLNSAILRYWGAPNIDPTTTSSVSAPLVETNLHPYSNPAAPGVPTVGAADVNLNLNIVFDFASLKFQVNGAPFSEATVPVLLQILSGATTPGSLLPAGSVYELPPNKVIEISMPGGSIGSPHPIHLHGHNFAVVRSAGSSVYNYANPVRRDVVSLGSSTNDNVTIRFQTDNSGPWIMHCHIDWHLEIGLAVVFAEDIPGIAASSQPAAWDQLCPAFEANH, encoded by the exons ATGCTCACTAGCACCAGCATT CATTGGCATGGATTTTTCCAAGCAGGCAGCAGTTGGGCAGATGGGCCTGTCGGAGTTACACAATGCCCTATAACGCCTAACCATTCCTTCCTTTACCAGTTTTCTACCGCTAATCAGGCGGGAACCTTTTGGTATCACTCTCACTACT CGACACAATACTGTGATGGCCTTCGTGGAGCTATGGTAGTATATGACCTTAGAAATGAGCCACATAGGTCGCT CTATGATTTTGACGATG AGTCTACTATCATTACCCTGGCAGACTG GTATCATACCCCTGCGCCCATTGCTGGTTTAGTCCCTACGCCTGACGCCACCTTGATCAACGGAAAAGGCCGCTATGCTGGCGGTCCCACCGTTCCTCTCTCGGTGATCAGGGTTCTTCCCGGTGTCCGATATCGATTCCGCTTGGTGTCACTCTCTTGCGACCCCAACTATACTTTCTCTATTGATGGTCATTCTTTG ACTATCATTGAGGTCGATTCAGAAAGTGTCCAACCCCTGGTGGTAGATGAGATCCAGATTTTCGCCGGCCAGCGTTATTCCTTCATTTTGCGCACTAACCAACCAATCAATAATTACTGGATTCGTGCAAACCCAAATATCGGTACTCAGGGCTTTGCTGGTGGTCTAAACTCTGCTATTCTCCGCTATTGGGGGGCGCCTAACATTGACCCGACCACAACTTCATCCGTCAGTGCACCATTGGTCGAAACAAACCTTCATCCATACAGCAACCCCGCTGCACCCGGAGTTCCCACCGTTGGTGCTGCTGACGTtaacctcaacctcaacatcGTCTTCGACTTTGCATCTCTGAAGTTCCAGGTCAATGGCGCTCCCTTCTCAGAAGCCACCGTGCCCGTTTTGCTCCAAATTCTCAGCGGTGCTACCACTCCTGGAAGTCTTCTTCCGGCGGGCTCTGTTTACGAGCTCCCTCCTAATAAGGTCATTGAAATCTCCATGCCAGGAGGATCGATCGGTAGTCCG CATCCCATTCATTTACACGGA CACAACTTTGCGGTAGTGCGAAGCGCTGGAAGCTCTGTGTATAACTACGCTAATCCTGTCAGACGTGACGTTGTCAGTCTCGGCTCCTCGACAAATGACAATGTCACGATCCGGTTCCAGACTGATAACAGCGGCCCATGGATTATGCACTG CCACATCGATTGGCATCTTGAGAT AGGGCTCGCAGTGGTCTTTGCAGAGGATATCCCCGGGATTGCAGCTAGCAGCCAGCCAG CTGCCTGGGATCAACTATGCCCAGCGTTTGAGGCAAACCATTAG